One region of Mangifera indica cultivar Alphonso chromosome 3, CATAS_Mindica_2.1, whole genome shotgun sequence genomic DNA includes:
- the LOC123209997 gene encoding protein RKD1-like, giving the protein MDTHSTNNYELIPNVDEQDPFVFLSQLLSLDVGMDWENEMAIQGDLMEAFPLMESLTDPLYTSMDIVSTPAVTQVDGVSCDYGNGFSPMSALGPSFDPEKQHELMFCNNGGTFSEAKLEKKEIRRGKEVGRTGSPKLLSIESISKYFYMPITKAAKELNVGLTLLKKRCRELGIKRWPHRKLMSLQTLIKNVQELEDEEGNEGKLKEAVEVLEREKKMMEELPDLQMEEKTKRLRQACFKANYKKRRAMVMGLMDLVQDSCSSSGGSVYKSNHEEDEELRALFSDCSSYNTNF; this is encoded by the exons ATGGACACTCATTCTACAAACAACTATGAACTCATCCCCAATGTTGACGAACAAGAtccctttgtttttctttcacaACTTCTTTCACTGGATGTAGG GATGGACTGGGAAAATGAAATGGCCATTCAGGGGGATTTAATGGAGGCGTTTCCCTTAATGGAAAGCTTAACTGATCCTTTGTATACATCAATGGATATTGTTTCAACCCCAGCGGTGACTCAAG TGGATGGGGTATCTTGCGATTATGGAAACGGGTTTAGCCCGATGAGTGCGTTGGGTCCTTCATTTGATCCTGAGAAACAACACGAACTAATGTTTTGTAACAATGGTGGAACATTTTCAGAAGCGAAACTTGAAAAGAAGGAAATTAGAAGGGGCAAAGAAGTTGGGAGAACTGGAAGTCCCAAATTATTGTCAATAGAAAGTATTTCGAAGTACTTTTACATGCCCATAACGAAAGCAGCTAAAGAACTTAATGTTGGTTTGACACTGCTGAAGAAAAGATGTAGAGAGTTGGGAATCAAAAGGTGGCCTCACAGGAAGCTTATGTCGCTTCAAACCCTAATCAAGAATGTCCAG GAGTTAGAGGATGAAGAGGGGAATGAAGGGAAATTGAAAGAAGCAGTAGAGGTgttagagagagagaagaaaatgatgGAGGAGCTGCCAGATTTACAAATGGAGGAGAAAACTAAAAGGCTGAGACAAGCGTGTTTCAAGGCCAACTACAAGAAGAGGAGGGCGATGGTAATGGGATTGATGGATTTAGTGCAAGATTCCTGTAGTAGCAGCGGCGGTTCAGTGTACAAGAGTAAtcatgaagaagatgaagaacttaGAGCCCTCTTTTCCGATTGTTCTTCCTACAATACTAATTTctaa